In Heterodontus francisci isolate sHetFra1 chromosome 5, sHetFra1.hap1, whole genome shotgun sequence, one DNA window encodes the following:
- the LOC137370141 gene encoding F-box only protein 43-like isoform X6: MERLYNSERTGRHNCVVFCAKMLNLLRRSCDLTTGFEQQVADPEASFKSFGCRSLGQDSGYDEAESITPSANYSSGTVGEFESITADMSPVVCKERQLYTSRPSSCSVERKRLDGKRVNSTSSMLFETPRITGKTIALRRRLLESRLASSGSVELCKTLSQSNEADVVEWSCTRIVYKDSFCSDSSLDSPEDLNSAALVTSNLNREEGGTSCRTKRYLFAQQRTSTIDDLKGKNQLIPAECVTLDQSTIYSTLDLSSLSFSEDYDDYTSAELFETPSNQGKSEMCGGDQFFTPVSNFVVNFSVNLSKRTLSRTPPHGRLDASTIEDSGYNSVGLEKSDSFTNYECSFQELVQNQKRTPKIIDCKKSRSLERTKRLSTLSERGSQSEAEDENRGVLLLKSDYNLESPTKRNELVFEEETYEKSLLKFKDLSRTPALQLVQEMCMRKRKRTGDTTVQDPSQAEEKTLGESTPSLSRLIGRKMGLEKVDILKELLNRNLKHILTIILCHLTVEDLCRIRKVSKAWKKIVKQDQATYLRRKQYLDEIRIRRMPSLGRRC, encoded by the exons ATGGAACGACTGTATAATTCTGAAAG GACTGGAAGACATAATTGTGTTGTCTTTTGTGCCAAGATGTTGAATTTACTGAGGCGTTCTTGTGATCTGACAACTGGCTTTGAGCAACAAGTGGCTGATCCTGAAGCAAGTTTTAAATCCTTTGGCTGTAGATCATTGGGACAGGACAGTGGATATGATGAAGCAGAAAGCATAACTCCCTCAGCTAATTATTCCAGTGGAACTGTAGGGGAGTTTGAATCAATTACGGCCGATATGTCTCCCGTAGTGTGCAAAGAAAGACAACTGTATACTAGTAGGCCATCATCCTGTTCAGTTGAAAGAAAAAGGCTTGATGGGAAAAGGGTGAACTCCACTTCATCAATGCTGTTTGAAACACCAAGGATAACTGGCAAGACAATTGCATTACGGCGGCGACTTCTTGAGTCCCGCCTAGCCTCGAGTGGAAGTGTGGAATTATGCAAAACTCTTAGCCAATCTAATGAAGCTGATGTGGTAGAATGGTCCTGTACCAGAATAGTTTATAAAGACTCTTTCTGTTCAGACAGTTCGCTGGACTCTCCTGAGGACTTGAACTCTGCAGCTTTGGTCACCAGTAATTTAAACCGTGAGGAAGGTGGCACTTCATGTAGAACTAAAAGGTATTTGTTTGCACAGCAGCGGACTTCCACAATAGATGACTTAAAGGGTAAAAATCAGCTAATACCTGCTGAATGTGTAACCCTTGATCAATCCACTATATACAGTACGCTTGACTTGAGCAGTTTATCTTTCTCTGAAGACTATGATGATTACACTTCAGCTGAGCTCTTTGAAACACCGTCTAACCAGGGAAAATCTGAAATGTGCGGAGGTGACCAGTTTTTTACTCCAGTGAGCAACTTTGTAGTGAACTTCAGTGTAAACCTATCTAAAAGGACATTATCCAGGACCCCTCCACATGGAAGATTAGATGCTTCAACAATTGAAGATAGTGGCTATAATTCAGTTGGTTTGGAAAAATCTGATTCCTTTACAAACTATGAATGTTCCTTCCAGGAGTTGGTGCAAAACCAAAAGAGAACTCCCAAGATTATAGATTGTAAAAAGTCTCGAAGTTTGGAAAGAACCAAGCGGTTGTCCACTCTCAGTGAGCGAGGTTCCCAATCTGAGGCAGAAGATGAAAACCGAGGAGTTCTTCTACTGAAATCTGATTACAATCTGGAATCTCCCACTAAAAGGAATGAGTTGGTGTTTGAAGAAGAAACCTATGAGAAATCTCTCCTAAAGTTTAAGGATTTATCTCGCACCCCTGCTTTACAGTTAGTGCAGGAAATGTGCATGAGAAAAAGAAAAAGGACAGGGGATACCACTGTGCAAGATCCCAGTCAGGCAGAGGAAAAGACATTGGGTGAATCTACGCCATCACTATCTAGACTCATTGGCAGAAAAATGGGTTTAGAAAAAGTGGATATTCTAAAAGAACTTTTAAACAGGAATCTAAAGCACATTCTCACTATAATTTTGTGCCACTTAACTGTAGAAGACCTCTGCAG AATAAGGAAGGTGAGCAAAGCCTGGAAGAAAATTGTCAAGCAAGATCAGGCAACATATCTCCGGAGAAAGCAGTACCTGGATGAAATTCGAATCCGCAGAATG CCTTCCTTGGGCCGCAGGTGCTGA